A window of the Fulvia fulva chromosome 3, complete sequence genome harbors these coding sequences:
- a CDS encoding Transcriptional adapter 2 encodes MGLITKAKSAPRSDSGAGGGVKYICNVCSNDITATVRIRCADKQCPDYDLCVPCFASGASNLHHVPQAHSFQVIEPHSIPIFDQGWGADEELLLLEGAEQYGLGSFADIADHIGGFREKNEVRDHYIKTYVESAKFPLPERASPTDKSLSEAIPREEFQQRKKRRIEERKQAIADSAQTQPPPTKPTSSIPSCHEVAGFMPGRLEFENEYFNEAEEAVQHMQFSPDEGLNPSKDPPGFDPETELKMVVMTIYNDRLTARTDRKRVIFNHKLLDYRKNTAIDKKRTKEQRDLHNKLKPFARIMSHPDFETFTSDLEKEQNLRQAITQLQEWRRMRISTLANGEKYETDKAARLARAMPQPGQFDRLANGIPRQKQQVKDAPEVAPAVVEYTTSANLPVRLHPSAAQTNGVQPGHTPKRPPLQPIPNLSPANWDEESAPDWQLLLPEEQELCNKLRLHPKAYMCIKDAVLREAMKNDGKLKKKNVREISKIDTTKGGRLFEFMCSMGWLENAAKS; translated from the coding sequence ATGGGCCTCATCACGAAAGCGAAGAGCGCGCCACGCTCCGACAGCGGCGCAGGCGGCGGCGTCAAGTACATCTGCAACGTCTGCAGCAACGACATCACCGCGACTGTGCGCATCAGATGTGCCGACAAGCAGTGTCCGGACTATGACCTCTGTGTGCCGTGCTTCGCGTCCGGCGCGTCGAACCTCCACCACGTTCCGCAAGCACACAGCTTCCAGGTCATCGAGCCGCACAGCATCCCCATATTCGACCAGGGATGGGGCGCAGACGAAGAGTTGCTACTGCTAGAGGGCGCAGAGCAGTATGGACTGGGCAGCTTTGCGGATATTGCCGACCACATCGGTGGCTTCAGAGAGAAAAATGAGGTGCGAGATCACTACATCAAGACCTATGTTGAATCCGCCAAATTCCCGCTGCCAGAGCGCGCAAGCCCGACAGACAAGAGCTTGAGCGAGGCGATACCGCGGGAGGAGTTTCAGCAGCGGAAGAAGAGGCGGATAGAGGAGCGCAAGCAGGCAATAGCCGACTCGGCGCAAACACAACCCCCGCCCACCAAGCCAACATCCTCAATACCCAGCTGCCATGAGGTCGCAGGCTTCATGCCAGGTCGCCTGGAATTTGAGAACGAGTACTTTAACGAGGCAGAAGAGGCAGTACAGCACATGCAATTCTCACCCGATGAAGGTCTCAATCCCAGCAAGGACCCACCTGGATTCGATCCGGAGACGGAGCTCAAGATGGTGGTCATGACCATATACAACGATCGACTCACAGCAAGGACGGACCGGAAGCGAGTCATCTTCAATCACAAGTTGTTAGACTACAGGAAAAACACAGCGATAGACAAGAAGCGGACGAAAGAGCAGCGAGACCTACACAACAAGCTCAAGCCTTTCGCGCGGATAATGTCCCACCCAGACTTTGAGACCTTTACGAGCGACCTCGAGAAAGAGCAGAATCTCCGACAGGCTATCACACAACTCCAGGAATGGCGGCGGATGCGGATATCGACACTTGCGAATGGCGAGAAGTACGAGACCGACAAGGCTGCACGGTTAGCACGAGCCATGCCCCAGCCAGGGCAGTTCGACCGCCTGGCGAACGGCATCCCACGACAGAAGCAACAAGTGAAAGATGCACCTGAAGTAGCTCCGGCAGTTGTCGAGTACACCACTTCTGCCAATCTTCCCGTGCGGCTACATCCCAGCGCCGCTCAAACAAACGGCGTACAGCCTGGACACACACCTAAGCGACCTCCCCTCCAGCCCATACCTAATCTCAGCCCCGCCAATTGGGATGAAGAGTCGGCACCCGACTGGCAGCTCCTGCTGCCAGAAGAGCAGGAGCTTTGCAATAAGCTGCGGCTTCATCCCAAGGCGTATATGTGTATCAAGGATGCGGTGCTTAGGGAAGCGATGAAGAACGACGGGAAGCTTAAGAAGAAGAACGTCAGGGAGATCAGCAAGATTGATACCACCAAGGGTGGGAGGTTGTTCGAATTCATGTGTTCGATGGGCTGGCTGGAGAACGCGGCGAAGTCATAA
- a CDS encoding Rab GDP-dissociation inhibitor, with amino-acid sequence MEEIAPEYDVVVLGTGLTECILSGVESVKGKKVLHMDRNDHYGGEAASVNLEAMFKKYGNFDNGTEPWKKYGRSNDWNIDLVPKLLMSNGELTNILVSTDVTRYIEFKQIAGSYVQQGSGAKATVAKVPSDAGEALKSPLMGIFEKRRAKNFLQWVGSFDENDPATHNGMNLSQTTMKQVYDKYGLEATTRDFIGHSMALYTTDDYINAKGAAKDCIERIRLYVNSMARYGKSPYIYPLYGLGELPQGFARLSAIYGGTYMLNTIIDEVKYENGKVAGIRATMKERGEEGEGMKFETKCKKIIADPSYFPDKVRVVGHYVKAICILNHPIDKTDNADSLQLIIPQSQVGRKHDIYIAMVSSNHNVCPKGYYIAIVSTVAETSANHHLELQPGLERLGKIEEQFMGPPIPIYEPIDDGAKDNVFISKSYDASSHFETMTDDVRNLYQRTEGEPLVVEGLKDGQNLVGGEE; translated from the exons ATGGAAGAGATAGCCCCGGAATACGATGTCGTCGTGCTTGGCACCGGTCTGACAGAGTGCATTCTGTCAGGCGTGGAGTCTGTCAAAGGCAAGAAGGTGCTGCATATGGACCGCAACGACCACTATGGCGGCGAGGCAGCGTCCGTCAACCTGGAGGCCATGTTCAAGAAGTACGGCAACTTCGACAACGGCACTGAGCCGTGGAAGAAGTATGGGCGATCCAACGATTGGAACATCGACCTCGTGCCCAAGCTCCTGATGAGCAATGGCGAGCTCACCAACATTCTCGTCTCCACCGACGTCACGCGCTATATCGAGTTCAAGCAGATTGCTGGCAGCTACGTGCAGCAAGGAAGTGGTGCTAAGGCAACCGTCGCCAAGGTGCCCAGTGATGCTGGCGAGGCCTTGAAGAGTCCGCTGATGGGCATCTTCGAGAAGAGGAGGGCGAAGAACTTCTTGCAGTGGGTTGGCAGCTTCGATGAGAACGACCCCGCCACGCACAATG GCATGAATCTCTCGCAAACGACCATGAAGCAAGTCTACGACAAGTACGGCCTCGAGGCAACCACTCGCGACTTTATCGGCCACAGCATGGCCCTCTACACCACCGACGACTACATCAACGCCAAGGGCGCGGCCAAGGATTGTATCGAGCGCATCCGGCTCTACGTCAACAGCATGGCCCGCTACGGCAAGAGCCCCTACATCTACCCACTTTACGGTCTAGGCGAACTGCCCCAGGGCTTCGCACGCCTGAGCGCAATCTACGGAGGTACTTACATGCTCAACACTATCATTGATGAGGTCAAGTACGAGAATGGCAAGGTTGCAGGCATCCGCGCGACCATGAAGGAGCGAGGGGAGGAGGGTGAAGGCATGAAGTTCGAAACCAAGTGCAAGAAGATCATTGCCGATCCATCATACTTCCCAGACAAGGTGCGAGTGGTCGGACACTACGTCAAGGCCATCTGCATTCTCAACCACCCCATCGACAAGACCGACAACGCCGACTCGCTGCAGCTGATCATCCCACAATCCCAAGTCGGCAGGAAGCATG ACATCTACATCGCCATGGTGTCCTCGAACCACAATGTCTGCCCCAAGGGCTACTACATTGCAATCGTCAGCACCGTCGCCGAGACCTCCGCAAACCACCATCTCGAGCTGCAGCCAGGTCTTGAACGTCTTGGCAAGATTGAGGAGCAATTCATGGGTCCACCAATCCCCATCTACGAGCCAATCGATGATGGCGCAAAGGACAATGTGTTCATCAGCAAGAGCTACGACGCCAGCTCACACTTTGAGACCATGACTGACGATGTCCGCAACCTGTACCAGCGTACGGAAGGCGAGCCTCTCGTGGTAGAGGGATTGAAAGATGGCCAGAACTTGGTTGGTGGTGAAGAGTAA
- a CDS encoding Subtilisin-like protease 2 — MKSVLSLLLALPAVFAEPTINRRQTAETIPNRWIAQINENSPLATVLTTIQTLTGVSPKRRYEIGSFKGFAFEGDDRVLDLLQTVGAIKSIEPDKRVYTTAPVGQLAERALTSQNPSTWGLGRISHRSRGSNVYVYDDSAGANTDIYIIDTGIYAGHSDFGGRARAGANFVEQESATDGNGHGTHCAGTTGSNTYGVAKRANLIGVKVLGSDGSGTNSDVIAGIQWAVNNARNSGRTSRSVISMSLGGAFDQASNNAVAQAVQAGVFVAVAAGNDGRNAANYSPASESSACTVGATDINDNRASFSNFGSILDIFAPGVNIQSTWIGSSTATNTISGTSMATPHIAGLAAYLIALEGARSPAALCSRIQSLSTRNVVVNAGSGSPNYLAYNGNGA; from the exons ATGAAGTCCGTTCTTAGCCTGCTCCTGGCTCTGCCAGCAGTGTTCGCCGAGCCAACTATCAACCGACGACAAACGGCCGAAACCATCCCAAATCGATGGATTGCTCAGATCAACGAGAACTCTCCTCTCGCCACTGTCTTGACCACAATTCAGACTCTCACCGGTGTCTCACCAAAGCGTCGGTATGAGATCGGTTCCTTCAAGGGCTTCGCCTTCGAGGGTGATGACAGGGTCCTCGACCTTCTCCAGACTGTCGGTGCAATCAAGAGCATCGAGCCAGACAAGAGAGTCTACACTACCGCTCCAGTCGGACAG CTCGCTGAGCGTGCTCTGACATCTCAGAACCCATCAACATGGGGTTTGGGCCGAATCTCTCACAGATCAAGGGGCTCCAACGTCTATGTTTACGACGACAGCGCTGGTGCCAACACAGACATCTACATCATTGACACTGGAATCTACGCTGGCCACTCAGACTTTGGAGGCCGTGCTCGTGCTGGTGCCAATTTCGTTGAGCAAGAGTCCGCCACCGATGGCAACGGTCACGGCACCCACTGCGCTGGAACAACTGGCAGCAACACTTACGGAGTCGCAAAGAGGGCCAACCTCATCGGCGTCAAGGTCTTGGGCTCTGACGGATCGGGCACAAACTCTGATGTTATTGCAGGCATCCAGTGGGCTGTGAACAATGCGAGGAACTCGGGCCGTACATCGCGCTCTGTCATCTCTATGTCCCTTGGTGGAGCTTTCGACCAGGCCTCCAACAACGCTGTTGCCCAAGCTGTCCAGGCTGGTGTCTTCGTCGCTGTCGCTGCTGGAAACGATGGCAGGAATGCTGCCAACTACTCACCAGCCTCTGAGAGCTCTGCATGCACTGTCGGCGCCACCGACATCAACGATAACCGCGCTAGCTTCTCCAACTTTGGCTCCATCCTCGACATCTTTGCCCCAGGTGTCAACATTCAATCTACCTGGATCGGCTCCTCCACTGCCACCAACACCATCTCCGGAACATCGATGGCCACTCCACACATTGCTGGTCTCGCCGCCTACTTGATTGCTCTCGAGGGTGCCCGCTCCCCAGCTGCTCTCTGCTCTCGCATCCAGTCTCTTTCGACCAGG AACGTTGTCGTCAACGCTGGCTCAGGAAGCCCGAACTACCTTGCCTACAACG GCAACGGTGCATAA